The window ATCGTGGTCTGGCACACCGACCGCTTGTTTCGTCAGCCGCGTGATCTTGAGCGGTTGATCGAGTTGGCGGATAAGGGGTTCCTGGTGTTGTCCGCGCACGGTGCCCGTGATCTGTCGGACCCTGATGACCGGTTCATTCTGCGGATCGAGGTCGCGCACGCGGCCCGGTCCAGTGATGACACGTCGCGGCGGTTGCGACGACGGTTCGCGACGATGCGGGCGAAGGGGCGTGCGCAGACCGGTGGTCCGCGTCGGTTCGGGTTCGACGGGTTGGAAATGGAGCCCACCGGACCGGACGGGGAGCGGTTGCCGGTGGCAGCCGATGTGGTGGAGCGGGAGCGCAAGGCGTTGCGTGAGGCGGTGACCGCGATCCTGGCGGGGGTATCGATTTCGCAGGTGGCGCGGGACTGGAACGCGGCCGGGCTGCGCACGGTGCCGGGCGGGGTGTTGTGGGAACAGAAGACGGTGCGGATGACCTTGGAACGTCCGTCGCTGGCCGGGCTGATCGAGTACAACGGTGTGCTGGAGGGTCGGATGCCGGGTGAGCCGATCATCGATCCGCAGGTGTTCGACCGGTTGCGGGCGTTGTTCGCCTCCCGCAGCACCGGCGCGCCGGTCGGGGTGCGCTACCTGGGGACCGGAATCCTGCGGTGCGGATTGTGTCGGGCGAAGCTGTCCGCCCGCCCGTCCGGGGGAAGCACGTACTCGGATGGGGCGCAGCGCCGCATGTATTTCTGCAACGGGCAGCGCAAGGGTTGCGGGAAGGTCTACGCCGATCAACGCGGCGTAGACCGGGAGATCGAGGCGTTCACCATCGCGCGCCTGTCCGATCCGCGCGTCGCGGAGGCGATGAGCGCCGCCCGCGCGCGGGTGTCCACCCGTCTGGCCGAGGTGGAAGAAGAGATCGCCGCGTGCAAGCAGATCAGCAAAGCCCTGTCCATCCGGTTGGGCAAACGCAAGATCACGTTGGATGCGTTCGATGAGGCCAACGACCCGTTGGCCGCCGATCTTGAGCGGCTGACCGCCGAACGCGACGCACTGATCAACACCGTGGACGCGGGCGACGACGCCGCTAAGGCGGGGATGGCCGGTGCGGTCACCGATCAGTGGCGCGACGCCGAGGTACCCGAGAAGCGCGCCATGTTCGTGCAGGCGTTGAGCGCTATGACCATGGTCGTGGACCCGGCCGGGCAGGTACGGCACATGTTCGACCCGAACCGTGTTCGACTGCTGAAGCCCACGACCAAGCCGCGCTAGCTGTCGGCCTCCCGGCGCTGTTCGATGCGGTCGAGCACGACCGCCGCCGCGTTCACCGCATCGCCGCTCATCGGCTCAAGACCCGCGCACACACGCCGCCAATGGTCGAGCCGGGAATCACCCACCTCGGGAGAATCGGTGTCCATCGGCGTGTTCTTTCGGCTGGGATGGCGGGCACGCGCTCCATTCCTTGCGCGTTCGGCCACTCCCCGACGCCCCTTCGTTCTTCCAGTATGCCAACAAATGCGCCGCGATGGCGTGACTGATCTTGTCCGGTGAATGGCGTGCGTTCGTGATCGACGGGGCGGATACACTGGCGCGTAACGCGCCAGAGGACACGGGTTGTCGCCCGGGGGAGTGCCAGCCCTGTCCGAAGTGGACCTGTGTCCCGTGTGGCCGCTCGGAAGGAGTGGAGCGCGTGCCCGCCATCCCCAGCCGAAAGACTCCGATGGACACCGATTCTCCCGACCCACCCCGGCCGGACACGGGCAGCGTGACATCCGACATACAAGCCTGGATCGATCGCTTCCTGACCGCGCTGGAACGTCGCGGCCACTTCACCGAAGCAATGGCCAGAGACATACGACAGATGCTGCGGGAATGACCGAAGCGGGCGGGTGACCGGGTGCCTGTCCGGTGGGGACGTGGGGTGTCGACAGTCCCCCGGTTTGGGGTCGGTCCGCTCCCCCGCTGGGGAAGTGGGGGCGGCGAATTTCGTTGCGTGGAAACGATCTTGGGTGATCGCTCTCGCCCACCGATCCGGCCGACTCAGGAGGTATACTGGCCGCAAAGCGGCCAGGTATCTTCCGACAGGGTCGCGGCCGTCTCGAAATCCACTGTTCCGACTCGACGGTTCCGCACTGTCGCATGTGGACATAGACGGGCCCCCGAGGTGATCACCCCGGGGGCCGTGGTCGCCGATTGGCTAGATCGTCTTACGCCGAGTTCGCCCGACAAGGTGGACAGTGGTCCCGGACATGGGACCGCCCCGGCCGGATGCCGATGTGGCACCTGCCGGGGCGGGTATGGAGGGGCGGGGTTCAGGCCACGGTGTCGGCGCTCCCCAGGAACCACGCGACTAGTTCGACCCGGCCGCACACGCCCGCTTTGCTTGCCGCACGGCCGATGTAGGTCTCCACGGTGCGGGCCGATACATGCAGGCGTGAGCCGATTTCCTTGTACGTCAATCCATCGGTGACCAGGGCAACGACGTCGTGTTCACGTGGGGTGAGCACGGCGGCCGGGCTGCCGGTCAGCGGGCGGGCCCGTCTCGTTGAGTCCAGCGCGGACAGTGCGAGGGTCGTCGCTCCGTCCACACCGGAACCGATGAGTTCGGCCCCGGCCGCGATAGCCCGGTTGTACGCGCTGACGCCCAGCTTTCGGCGACAGGCCCCCATTGCCAGCACGCGAAGTTTGAGTAGCGGGTGCGCCGAGTGGAGGCAGACTCCGTGGCGACGCTGGCAGCGTTCGGCCGCTCCGAACAATCTCGCGGCGTCGCCGGCGTTGCTCGGTGCGAGGATCACCGCCGCCAACCACAGTGAGCCGCACACGCAACCGAGGTCTCCGCAGTCGCGTTGTCCCTCCAAGCCGATTCCCAGGTGGTGCGCCGCCTCGGTGTAGTCGGCGTTGGTGACAAGCGTCAGTGCGCGGGTCCAGTGCGCCCACGTCGTCGCCCACGGTGCCCCCGCTGTCTCGGCGATGGCCAGCACTTCCGCTGAGCGTTCGACCGCGCGCGCCGGATCGCCGTGCACCGCTTCGGCCAGCGTCGCCAACAGGCTCACCCCGAACCTGTCGGTGGGTGCGCTCATGGCCGCCGCCGCCGAATCCAACAGGGCGACCGATGCCGTGGCCGTGGCCGCGTCCACGGGTGCCAGCGCGGCGTAAGCACCCTCCACAAAGGTCAACACGGGCATGGCGGTACCACCGAGTTGCGCGGACAGGTCGTGCGCCCGGGTGAGCATCTGCCGGCCGGTAGCGGGTTCACCCTGCGCCAACTTCACCCACGCCAGGAAGCCCAAAGCGGTCACCTGCACATCCGACGGGTCCGCCGGATGTCGGGCCAATCCATCGGCCAGCGAGTCTGCCAGCACCCGCAGACGCGCGGCGTAGACGTGCGCGCGCGTCCGCGCGGTGTCGACCAACATTCCCAGCCCACGTTGCGGATGCCCTGTCTCGAACCAGAAGGCCGCCGCCGCGTCCAAATCCGCCCGCTGGGACACGACCGCCCGCAACAGGGGGACTTCCCCGGGGTTGAGCCACCCGACCGCCGCGCGTGCCGCCTCGTCGGCGTAGTACTGCGCGTGTGCCGCCCTGATTGCGTCGGGGTTCAGGTCCTCCCAGCGCATGCCTTGGCCGTAGAGACGGGCAAGGGCGTGCATCGAGTAGCGCGATACGCCCGCATCCTCGGTGCGGGTGATCAGCCCCCGGTCGATGAGTGCACCCAGCACGGTGACGACCTGTCGCAGACCCGGGAAGACACCGAGCGTGACACACGCGGACGCGATCGCTTCTTGCCGGGCACCGTCGCCGAAATGGGCGAGGACCGACCACAAGCGACGTTGCTCCTCGGTGAGCAACATCGCGGTGCGATCCAGCGCTATCCGCATCGAACACTGATGGTGTTCATCGGCCGGATGCGTCGCATCCAACAGCACCGTGGGGTCAGTGCGCGCTTGGGCGAGGGCTTCCGGGATGGATTGCACCGTGAGCCACGACGCCGCGAACACGAGTGGGCCAGGAAGCCGACCCACCAGCGCGCAAATTCTGTCCGCCCCTGCACGGTCACTGTCCGATATGGTCACGCCGCGCGAGGCGGCTTGCACGGTGAGCAGAGCAAGCGCATCCTCTGCCGGCATCGGCCCCACCGGCACCACGTGCTCTATCCCGATCCCCAGCACAACCTGACTGGTGAGCAGAACCGTCACGCCCGGACCGTGTGTGAGCAACGCCCGAACCACGTCGGTCAGTGATCCCGCGCCGGTCACGAGAAGCTCGCAGCCGTCCAACACGATCAGGATTTTCCGCTCACCCACGTGCGCCGCGATTTGCGCCATCCGATCGCCGGATGCGTGATCCGCCAACCCAAGCGCGCACATCAACTCGCTTTCGAGGTGATCCCGCGACCGCAGCCGGCCAACCCGCACCACGACGACTTCACGACCGCAGTCTGAACCGACGACTTGCAACGCAAGCGCGGTCTTCCCGGCCCCACTGGGACCATGCACCGTGACCAGACGCTCCCCGCGCAACGCCCGCCGCAGGTGATCCAACTCGGCGTTGCGGCCCATGAACGGGGTCAACACCGACAGCGCCGCAAAATCCGCTTGCGGAGCAACATCATCCGTACCCCGCAGAGCCCAATTCTCGTCCATACCAACAATCCCCCCGTCAATCGGCCATCCTCCCCAGGTAGCCGCGGTGACCCCCCACAATACCCCTGACCTGCGAAAACGGCACCGTGAAAATACTTAGAATTCACTAAGTTGGTGGGTCCTATAGCGACTCAATGTGGACAGTGCGTGCAAGATCCTGTGCGCAGCGTCGCCACGCGGGTGGTCGCGTACCGTCGATTCCACAAGGGACGGGGGTGGCCGTCCGGGACCGAACACGCACCCCCCGGAGACCCACCCCATGAACAAGAAGATCACCGCCGCCGGCCTCGTCCTGACCATCTCAGTCAGTACCAGCCTGGTGACCGACCACATCGCACAGACGCGCGCCACCGCCGCCCAACAGAGCGCCGCCGCGCACTCCGACCGACAGGCCAACATCGGCCGCGTCCTACCCCGCACACCCGTCACGGCGCTGCGCACATTCATGTCCCTAGTCGCACAGCGCATCCCGGAATCGGCCTGCGCAGGACTCGACACCCATGCCGCGACCCAACTGGCCACCCGGTACGGCGAACCGGACTGCGCCGCCGCCGCGCGCCGCATCCGCTCCCAGGTCGATGACATCAACGACTGGACCGAATTCACATTCGCCCCTGGGGACCAGAAGATCCACGCGGACGGCACCGCCACCATGAACGGATGCGCGATCCGCTTCCCCGGGCACCGCATCGGCAAGGCCCCCGCGCGCGACCCCGGCCCCCGTATCGGGCGGCTCACCCTGCGCCAAATCGGCGGCGGGGGCTACCTCATCACCCACATTGAGCCCTGTCCGACCGGGCCCGCGCCAACCACACCGTCTGGCAGCTCGGTGCCCATGACCGCCCGGCCCACCGCCCCGGCCGCCCCGTCCAGCCCGGCCGTGCCCTCCATGCTGCCCGTCTACCCGCCATCGGTGCCCGCCATGGTGGCCAGACGCATCGCTGACGGCTCCACCTACCTGTGCGCCTACTTCACCCCGGCCGCGCGTGCCCAATTCGCACACGCCGCACGCGCGGCGGACTGCGAGACCGCAGTCACCGAGCTACGGACCCGCGTCACCGACACCCGCCGCTACGCCAACCCGGACAGCGGCACCACCACCGCCACCCCAGCGGCCGGCGGACGCGTCACCGTCGACGGATGCGCCCTAACCTGGACCATCCTTGGACAACCCCACGCCACCCCACCCGGGCCCCGAATCGGACGCCTCACCCTCGAACATCCACCCGGCGACCCCAACGGCTACCTGATCGCCGGATACGCCCCGTGCAGGTAACCCGGATGTACGTCAGCAGAATGACAAACGTACGTCAGTAAATCTGACCAACACGACAAAGCCCCCGCCTAGCCACTGGCTAGACGGGGGCATTGTGTTTTCCGACAGGGATTGTAGCTCTGGCCCTACCTGGTCACAGACGAATAGTCACTAAGTCGGAATCAGGTTCCAACTCAATTATGCACGCCCGTATTTGGCTATGGCGTCATACTGTCCGAACTCGGGAATCGCCTCCCAGTGTGCCGACACATCCACCGAATCGATATCCTCTACGGCGATGGTGTCGACACGAGAGTCGTCCGTCCTATGTCGGACAACTCCGCCAGGAGTGAAAGTGTAACTCTCCACCACTAGCGGAATACGTCCGCGCGCTCCCGTGTCCTGCCCGTATTCATACGAGACGATCTCCTGCAGGAATAGCTTGTCGCCATTCCGCATGAAGATATAGGCCAACTCGTCTCGCCCCTGTTCGTCAATAAACCGTGTCGCCGCGTACCCGGTTTCCAAACGAATCTCGATAAGTACACGGCCGCTTCCGGCATCATCCCGGAACGCGGTGTAGGTCTCGCCCGTTTCGTGGAATTGGCGAGCCATGTTCTCATCAAGCGGCCCAAGGGGCTTGTTGAGTACGCGGTTCCACTGTTCGCAGTACGACCAGGTCACTTCGGGTCCTCCTTGGGAGGCAATTCGTAGATCCGCCCGTTAACGTCCCTGATTGTAATGCCACGCTCCGCCGCAGCGCGTAGCGCCCACTCGGGCACGTCATGCTCTTGGACAGGGATCTCCATGTAGGGAAGACCCGAAATTGGACGTCCGACAAGGTCCGGGTACTTGTCACGCATAGACGGGGAATCCTTGACCACCCTACCCGGCCTGTATTTGTTCACATGCTCGCTGAGATAGCCTTCCCATGTGCCAGGTTTAATTTCGGATATCTGGGTGTGCTTACGTGAGACGATCTCCCGATTCGGCTTATAGGAATCAAGGACTTTTTTGTTTTCCAAGATGACCTCGTTCGCGGGATATCGGTGATGGTTCTCCACGTTGAACCGGTTTCCGTCATCAATCTTCTTCTGAAGCTCAGGCGGAAAGTACCGGCGTTTCTTTGGGGTCGCCGCCTCGGTGCTCGAAGGTGGCGGACGGGCACTTCCGCTGCCCGTGTCGTCTCAATACCCCCCGCGCATAACGGTCTGAGCGGCGGAGTCAAGGCGTTGGCGCAGTTCTGCGAGGCGAGCCACGGACGCGTCAATGTCACCCTTAAGCGACAGCGCGACACCGGTCAATTCCTGCCCGATCTCCGCCCCCGCCTGCTGAATCGCGGCGACGACCGTATCAATCTGGTTGCTCGCACCCATCACTAGATCCACGGGAACCGCCTGACTTGCCGCCCCCAACGCCGCTGCGGCCTGTTCCAGATGACCTGACACGATCTCCCTTTCTGTTAATTTGCCCGACCTGATTGGGCAGGCTATAGGTGAGGACCGACGAAACTGGTTGTTCGTCTATGGAAGTTCAAGGCGATTGGTAAACTGTGGCATTCGAATCGTGACCGGACGTCGTTCATCTTCGGGGATTCGACACACAGGAGGTGCGATTGTTTCCGCTTCAAAACCTGAGGGAAGGTCCAATGTGAGGATAAACCGGAGCGTGTGCATAGCCTTTCCAACGTAGTAGGCGATGACGGTTTCGGGATTCCACACGTCTTGGCCTGCCCGGATTCGATACGCCACGCAGTCATCTTCCGAGCGAAGTATTATCGCGTCGATGTATTGGCCGAACCGGTAGGCCGCGCCGATGGCTGTCAGGCTTTCGCGGTTCGGGCCGTAAAACGTGAGAGACCACCGCCGGTATCGAAGTTCGCGTAGACAGTCGTCCAGTGTTGTTAGTTCCATCGGAACCCCGGTTCTTGCCGTTGCCTTATCTGCTCGGCTTCATGCTGTATTGCTTGGAGTTTCAATCGTTCGTCCAGCCAACGGCGGATCAAACACCACAAGCCGAACCCCAACGCAACTGCTGAACCGATCGCAACGAGAAATATTATCGCCACATTGCCGATTTCAGATATCGGCATCACAAGGTCCCGCGAAACTGGCTGTTCACAAGTTCTGGTCCCGCCTGGCTTTCGCGAGGGCGATCGAGACACGCATTCGTTGCCGCCTTGCTCGTTCCTGCTGCGCTTGCCTGGCGATGAGGCCCACGGGCAAGAGAAGTCCGACTGTGGTCACGTACTCGCAAATGCGCAGAAGAGTTGAGGCCATCGAACGCCTTTTCATCTTCCGATCCGGCAATTGGCCACGCCGAATAGTCTGTGCGCGGCAATAGATACGTCGGGGCGTCGCGGACGTACCGCGCTTCTTCCCGCTTGTCCATCCAGTCGAAGACTCGGAGCAACGCCCAGCCGCCAACCGCAAACGCGATAAGAACCACACCCAACGTGATGTAAACCGTGTTCATCCGGTTTCCCCCAGATTCACCGTCATTCGACGCCGCCTATCTCGAAGGTCTCCTGTACGGCCGTGGTCGGACGCGGACGCGGGCGCGGCGGGTGCGGACAAGGCCACATCGGTTTGCGCCGCAATCCGATATGAGGTCTCACCGCTTTCACCCTGTCCAGCGTCAGCACCTGCAATTCCTTCCCGTCGCCATCTTCAAGTCCGATTCCCCTACGAGTAGCCTTGTGATCGCAGCCCGTAGTGGGAAGGGCTCACGGGTCTACAGGCGTCTACAACAAGAGGGGGCAACGGTGAGCGATCTCGGTTCACTGCTCCGCGCCGCACGCCAAGCCGCCGCTGTGAGCCTGTCCGCCATGGCCACAAGAACCCACTACTCCAAGCCCCTGCTTGGGCTGCTGGAGACCGGGAAACGCACGGTCAAGCCCGAGCACGTCACCGCATACTCACGCGCCTTGAACGTGCCGGTGGACGCCTTGCTAGGCCCACAGGGCGACCCGCTGCGAACAGCTCATGAATGGCTGGTGTCGGACACGCCCGTCCAGACGCATTCGGCGTCTGGACGTCGCGTGGGATCGAGCCTTGTCGCGGCACTTGAGGCCCGCGTGATCGAGCTGCGGCTACTGGACGACTTCATCGGCGGAACAGACCTGTTCCCCTTGGTACGCAAGGAACTTAGCGGCGCGCAACGCGTCGCCAAGGACGGTGCATACACAGAGGGCACCGGTCGACGGCTTCTCACAGTTGTCGGCGAGCTGTCCCAGCTCGCCGGATGGGTCGCCAGCGACGCCGGACGGCACCTCGAAGCCGAGCACGCCTACCTCACCGGCGTGTCCGCCGCGCGCGATGCCGGGGACCGCGCACTAGCCGGACAACTGCTGTCGTCGCTGAGCTACCAAATGGCCAACGTGGGCAATCCCGCAGACGCGGCCCTACTCGCCCGGTCGGCAGCCAAGGGAGCCGAACACGCAACCCCTGTCGTGCGCACCCTGCTACTGGAGCGCGTCGCGTGGGCCGAAGCCCGCTCGCGAGACCACAAGGCGGCACGAAGGACGTTGGATCTCGTAGACGACACATACGAGCGCCGATCCACAGCCATCGCCGAACCACACTGGGTGTACTGGATGAACCGCGCCGAGATCGACGTCATGGCCGGACGCTGCCTAATCGAACTCAACAACCCCACCGCCGCCGAACCCCTGCTCTCCGGCGCGATCGACACCTACGAAGCCGAGCACGTTCGAGAAGTGGCGCTGTACCTGTCGTGGCTGGCCGAGTCCTACGCACGAGCCGGAGAACTGGATGCGGCACGCTCCACGTTGAACCGCGCCCGGAAGGTCAGCGCCGGAATCAACTCCGCACGCCTGGACAGTCGCATCCGCGAGGTCATACAGATCGCCTGACCGGCCGTAACGAGTGTGTAACCAATGGGCGTGTCGCCTGGGGGTCCGGGGGGTCGCCCCCCGGTTCAAGCGGACGAGAATCCCAGGCGAGCGCTCTCCGCGAGCATGTGGACGCGGATTTGAGGGCGGCCCGCTCAACCAGCCTGGGGGTCACTGGGAGCGGGCCGCCATCTATAGCTTAGGCATATTCGGTCTTGAGCGCCGCATCGGGGGGCAGGCGAGTTGTGAATATTTGTCCACGGACAGTGGGTACGTTCCGGTGAACTGTTCACGACCAGCGCACATTCGGGTGAATACCCCCGGTAGGGGTAGTGAGTTCCCCCTGTGGGACCGATGTTCCCTCTGTGACTGAGCCCCGGTGGTACGTCGGTTGCCATGACCCGTTCGGCAGGGATCGGGCGTTGACGGTGTTGGTCGAGGATGACCGTGTCGTGTTGGTGCCGCCGCCGGGTGCTTCGGCTGTGTTGTCGGCGCAGCAGACGCGGTCGTTGGGCCTGGTGTTGGATCAGGCCGCGGGCCGCGCGGACGAAGTTCGGGCCTGATGGCGGGCGATCCGTTGCGTGAGGCCGTGTTGCGGCGGTTGGCGCTGCTGGACGAGGCCGCGGGCAATGCTGACGCGGATACGTTGCTTCCGTTGGCGCGCAGCGAGATCACTCGGTTGGCCGATGGGTGGCGGTTGTTGCTCACGGTGCATCAGCAGGGGGCTGATCAGCGGTGTCAGGCTTGTCCGCCGGGGTGGGGCGGGTTTCGGGGCAGGCGGTGGCCGTGTCAGGTGTGGAAGATGGCTCATGAGCATTTGATCGGTGAGGGTGTTCCGCACCGTGAGCGCACGAAGCCGTTGCGCAATCCGTTCGGGAAGCCGGGTCGGGTGGTTCCGCCGGAGTCTTCCGTCGAGGTGACCACGGAGATCCCGGTGATTCGCCACCGCTGATCGTCCGTCACGCTGGGTGAACAAGGGCACCAGTCTTCCCGTGTCGCGACGCCGTGTAGTCGTCATGGGGCAAGATGGCCGCCACGACAGCCTGGCGAGCAGGAGGGGCCCTGTGCAGGACGGTAGCGGTCGCATCGTGGTGCAGAACTTGACCAAGAACTTCGGTCAGGTCGCCGCGGTGCAGAACCTGAGTTTCCATGTGGAGCCGGGGTCGGTCACCGGCTTCCTCGGGCCGAACGGCGCGGGCAAGACGACGACTCTTCGGATGTTGCTCGGCCTTGTGCGGCCGACGGCGGGCCACTCGACGATCAACGGGCAGCCGTTCGAGCGGTTGGGCAACCCTGGTCGGGTTGTCGGCGCGGTGCTCGAGGCGCAGGGGTTCCACCCCACGCGGTCGGCGCTCAACCATCTGCGGGTTTATGCCGCGGCGATGGGGTTGCCTGATCAGCGCGCTCATGAGGTGGTGCAGCTCGTCGGGTTGGGTGGTGCGGCGCATCGGGCGGCAGGTGGGTTCTCGCTGGGTATGAAGCAGCGGCTGGCGTTGGCCACCGCGCTGCTGGGCGACCCGCAGGTGTTGGTGCTCGACGAGCCCGCGAACGGGCTCGACCCGGAGGGCATCGCCTGGCTGCGCACGTTCCTGCGCACGTTCGCCGCGTCCGGCCGGACCGTGCTGATCTCCAGCCACCTGTTGGCCGAGGTCGAGCAGACCATCGACCAGGTGGTGATCATCAGCCGCGGCCAGACCGTCTTCTACGGCATGCTCGACGATCTGCGCCGGTCGCAGCAGTCGCGGGTGCTTGTGCAGCCCGCGGACGCGTCCGCGTTCGTCAGCGCGTTGCAGGCGGCGGGGATCACCGGCATCCAGCCCATGCCGGACGGCCGGGTAGCGGTCACCGACGCCACGATCCAGCAGATCGGCGATGTGGCGGCCAAGGCCGGTGTCGCGACGTATGGCATGCAGGAGGAGAAGGTCGACCTGGAGCAGCTGTTCTTCCGGCTGACCAGCGGCCAGTACTCGGCGCCGGGTTACGCGCAGCCGCCTCAGCAAGGTGGTTACGCGCTTCCCGCGCAGGCCTACCAGCAGCAGAACCCGTACCAGCAGCAGCAATACCAGCAGCCGCCGCAGCAGGCATATCAGCAGCAGCCCTACCAGCAGCAGGCGTATCAGCCGCCGCCGCAGGGCTATGAGCAGCCGTACCAGCCACCGGTCCAGGAGTCCTCGCCGTATCAGCCGCCCGCGTCGGATCCGACGCCCGCGCCGCAGCAGGACTCGACCGGACAGGGAGGCGACGCCTGATGGGCAACATGATCAAGGCGGAGTTCCGCAAGATCCTGACCACCAAGCTGTGGTGGGCGATGATGATCCCCGCGTTCCTGGTGGCGGGCGGCTGGGCGCTCGGCGGCGCCGCGCTGACCACGGAGATCGCCAACGACCTGTCGCGCGAAGACGTCATCCAGCAGTTCGACATCCCGATCAACGAGGTGTCCTGGTCGGTGATCGCGCTGGCCCGCGCGATGAACATCGCGTCGATCTTCCCGAT is drawn from Actinokineospora alba and contains these coding sequences:
- a CDS encoding ATP-binding cassette domain-containing protein, coding for MQDGSGRIVVQNLTKNFGQVAAVQNLSFHVEPGSVTGFLGPNGAGKTTTLRMLLGLVRPTAGHSTINGQPFERLGNPGRVVGAVLEAQGFHPTRSALNHLRVYAAAMGLPDQRAHEVVQLVGLGGAAHRAAGGFSLGMKQRLALATALLGDPQVLVLDEPANGLDPEGIAWLRTFLRTFAASGRTVLISSHLLAEVEQTIDQVVIISRGQTVFYGMLDDLRRSQQSRVLVQPADASAFVSALQAAGITGIQPMPDGRVAVTDATIQQIGDVAAKAGVATYGMQEEKVDLEQLFFRLTSGQYSAPGYAQPPQQGGYALPAQAYQQQNPYQQQQYQQPPQQAYQQQPYQQQAYQPPPQGYEQPYQPPVQESSPYQPPASDPTPAPQQDSTGQGGDA
- a CDS encoding ATP-binding protein, coding for MDENWALRGTDDVAPQADFAALSVLTPFMGRNAELDHLRRALRGERLVTVHGPSGAGKTALALQVVGSDCGREVVVVRVGRLRSRDHLESELMCALGLADHASGDRMAQIAAHVGERKILIVLDGCELLVTGAGSLTDVVRALLTHGPGVTVLLTSQVVLGIGIEHVVPVGPMPAEDALALLTVQAASRGVTISDSDRAGADRICALVGRLPGPLVFAASWLTVQSIPEALAQARTDPTVLLDATHPADEHHQCSMRIALDRTAMLLTEEQRRLWSVLAHFGDGARQEAIASACVTLGVFPGLRQVVTVLGALIDRGLITRTEDAGVSRYSMHALARLYGQGMRWEDLNPDAIRAAHAQYYADEAARAAVGWLNPGEVPLLRAVVSQRADLDAAAAFWFETGHPQRGLGMLVDTARTRAHVYAARLRVLADSLADGLARHPADPSDVQVTALGFLAWVKLAQGEPATGRQMLTRAHDLSAQLGGTAMPVLTFVEGAYAALAPVDAATATASVALLDSAAAAMSAPTDRFGVSLLATLAEAVHGDPARAVERSAEVLAIAETAGAPWATTWAHWTRALTLVTNADYTEAAHHLGIGLEGQRDCGDLGCVCGSLWLAAVILAPSNAGDAARLFGAAERCQRRHGVCLHSAHPLLKLRVLAMGACRRKLGVSAYNRAIAAGAELIGSGVDGATTLALSALDSTRRARPLTGSPAAVLTPREHDVVALVTDGLTYKEIGSRLHVSARTVETYIGRAASKAGVCGRVELVAWFLGSADTVA
- a CDS encoding helix-turn-helix domain-containing protein — protein: MSDLGSLLRAARQAAAVSLSAMATRTHYSKPLLGLLETGKRTVKPEHVTAYSRALNVPVDALLGPQGDPLRTAHEWLVSDTPVQTHSASGRRVGSSLVAALEARVIELRLLDDFIGGTDLFPLVRKELSGAQRVAKDGAYTEGTGRRLLTVVGELSQLAGWVASDAGRHLEAEHAYLTGVSAARDAGDRALAGQLLSSLSYQMANVGNPADAALLARSAAKGAEHATPVVRTLLLERVAWAEARSRDHKAARRTLDLVDDTYERRSTAIAEPHWVYWMNRAEIDVMAGRCLIELNNPTAAEPLLSGAIDTYEAEHVREVALYLSWLAESYARAGELDAARSTLNRARKVSAGINSARLDSRIREVIQIA
- a CDS encoding recombinase family protein, whose protein sequence is MSGDGESVAGRDGRRPVYDSYGRLSRVPETGELEKIETQWADNLKVIERHGAVLGEQLSDGLSAWKLKVRRKGWERLLERVESGASDGIVVWHTDRLFRQPRDLERLIELADKGFLVLSAHGARDLSDPDDRFILRIEVAHAARSSDDTSRRLRRRFATMRAKGRAQTGGPRRFGFDGLEMEPTGPDGERLPVAADVVERERKALREAVTAILAGVSISQVARDWNAAGLRTVPGGVLWEQKTVRMTLERPSLAGLIEYNGVLEGRMPGEPIIDPQVFDRLRALFASRSTGAPVGVRYLGTGILRCGLCRAKLSARPSGGSTYSDGAQRRMYFCNGQRKGCGKVYADQRGVDREIEAFTIARLSDPRVAEAMSAARARVSTRLAEVEEEIAACKQISKALSIRLGKRKITLDAFDEANDPLAADLERLTAERDALINTVDAGDDAAKAGMAGAVTDQWRDAEVPEKRAMFVQALSAMTMVVDPAGQVRHMFDPNRVRLLKPTTKPR